The DNA window ATATTTGAGAGGAGCTGACCCTAGTACGAGAGGACCGGGTTGGACGAACCGATGGTGTTCCAGTTGTCGCGCCAGCGGCATAGCTGGGTAGCCAAGTTCGGAAGGGATAACCGCTGAAAGCATCTAAGCGGGAAGCCCCCCTCAAGATGAGATATCCCTCTCAGTGGAGACACTGAGACTGAAGGCCCCTCGTAGACGACGAGGTTGATAGGTCGGGTGTGTAAGCGCAGCAATGCGTTGAGCTTACCGATACTAATCGGCCGAGCGGCTTGACCATAAGCTAATCTAAAACATTTCTTTTCACGTATGCAATTGTTGACAATACGTAAAGATTTTGAACTGAAAACAATGTTTCGGTGGCTATAGCAGAGAGGAAACACCCGTTCCCATCCCGAACACGGAAGTTAAGCTCTCTTGCGCCGATGGTACTGCACGGGGGACCGTGTGGGAGAGTAGGTCGCTGCCGAGACAATGCAATGACCCCCTTAAGTTTTGAGGGGGTTTTTTATTTTTGGAATATTCTGATTTCTGTGGTATATCTTTCGTAGCTTACTCTTACGAATTCAGCCATAATAAACAATGAATTCTGAAGGAGAAAGTTCATGTCTGGCCATTCCAAATGGAGTACAATAAAGAGAAAAAAAGGGACCCTTGACGCGAAAAGGGGAAAGATTTTTACAAAATTGATAAGAGAGATAACTCTCGCTGCTCGATTAGGTGGGGGTGATCCTGATGGTAATCCGAGATTACGTCAGGCTATAATGGCGGCCAAAGATGAAAATATGCCTAAGGAAAACATAGAAAGGGCAATAAAAAAGGCACTAGGAGAGGATGGAAGCAATATTAGTGCACTGGAAGAGATTACCTATGAAGGTTACGGTCCAGGAGGCGTGGCAATTTTAGTTGAAGTTATGACGGATAATAGGAATCGGACAGCTGCAGAGATCAGACACATATTTTCCAAGTACGGGGGTAATCTGGGTGAAACTGGTTGTGTGTCTTGGATGTTTGAAAAAAAGGGCACTATTCTCATTGATAAAAAAGAAATTTCTGAGGATGAGATTATGGAAATAGCCCTTGAGGCTGGAGCTGATGATGTTAAAGAAGGGGAAAACGAGTATGAGGTCATAACTTCTCCAGGTGCTTTTGAAACAGTAAGAAAAGTTATTGAAGATCGAAGAATAAAAATTCTTTCAGCGCGAATTGGCATGGTACCGCTTAACACGGTGAAGCTGACCGGGGAGAAAGCGATACAGATGTTAAAGATGATGGAAAAGTTCGAAGACAACGACGATGTTCAAAACGTTTATGCGAATTTTGATATCCCTGATGAGATAATTGAGAAAATGAGCTGATGGTTGTATTGGGAGTGGATCCGGGAAGTGTGGTGACAGGTTACGGCGTCATACGCAGCGAATCGAGCGATCTGATACCTGTCAGTTATGGTGAGTTCGTGGTTGGAAAAGGTGAAACTTTATCCTTTTTTTTGATGCGTTTATTTGAAAATTTGAAGAAGATTATAAACGAAACATGTCCCGATGTGATGGCTATCGAACAGATTTTTTTGGGGAAAAATGTAAAAAGTCTTATCAAGCAAGGGCATGTCCGAGGTGTAATCATTCTTGCAGGATCATCGTACGGTTTACCTGTGTATGAGTACAGTTCCTTGGAGGTGAAGAAAGCTGTAACTGGATATGGTCGGGCAGGGAAGAGTCAGGTACAAAGAATGGTTCAGAGGATACTCGGGATCACGGAAATCCCTGGAGAAGATGCAGCAGATGCGCTGGCTGTTGCCTTGTGTCATGTACAGCTGCAGGGCTTTTTAACGCGGATCAATATGGGTCAAATGAAAACTACATACGGAATGCCACGCAGGTTATAAAGGTGATTGCTCATATATGTGGGACATTAGTTCAAAAAAACCTTTCTCAAATTGTCGTTGATGTTCATGGTGTTGGATACTTAGTGCACATTTCTCTTAACACATATTATGAACTACCCAATGTTGGCGAAAAAGTAACTCTTTATATTCACACTTACCTCCGGGATCATACAATTACTCTTTACGGTTTTTTGAGAAACGAGGAGTGTGTTATTTTTCAACAGATGATTTCTGTTTCCGGCATTGGCCCGCGTTTGGCGATGAATATACTGTCGGGTATGCCTTCCGTGGGTGAATTGATAAAAGCTATTTGTGACCGAGATGTGAAGCGTTTGACTGCAATTCCAGGGGTTGGCCGTAAGATGGGAGAACGTTTGGTCCTTGAACTTAAAGAGAGGGTTGATAAATTATCGGAGTATTTAGCTGATGTGGGTGTTTATAGAGGAACGGACTATGAAAAGATTAAGGAAGACGTACTTTCCGCACTAATAAATTTAGGGTACAAAAAAAATCAAGCAAAGCTGGCTATTGAAGAAACTTTGGTGGAGCTAGACGATAAGCCCACGATGGAAGAGCTACTCAGGGGAACGCTTCGTAGATTGGCCAGTTAATTATTTGAAATGTCTACTAGAAGTTCAATAATGTGGAAGTGTGAGGATGAGGAGTTAAGAAACTACGAGAGAACTCTCCGTCCGAAGAGTTTAAAGGAGTTTGTGGGTCAGGAGAAAGTGAAAAATAACCTTTCTATTTTTATAGAGGCGGCAAAGAAGAGGGGGGAAGCCCTTGACCATGTGCTTTTATCAGGACCGCCAGGGTTGGGAAAAACAACCCTAGCATATATAATAGCTAGGGAATTAAATGTGGATATTAAGGTAACTTCGGGACCGGTAATTGAAAGACCCGGTGATCTAGCTGCTATTCTTACCAACCTCCAGGAAAATGACATACTTTTCATAGACGAAATCCATCGTTTGCCCCACATTGTTGAAGAGTTGCTCTATCCTGCGATGGAAGATTTCCATATCGATATTATAATCGGACAGGGCCCATCAGCGCGCTCCATGAAGTTGAAGATACCAAACTTTACTTTGATAGGAGCTACAACAAGGGCAGGACTTTTGACTTCACCTTTGAGGGATCGGTTTGGAATAAGTTTTCGGTTTGATTATTATTCGCCGGAGGAACTGAGTGTGATTCTTAAGAGATCGGCTCAAATACTTTCTGTGCCTATTGATGACGAAGGTGCAATTGAGCTGGCAAAGAGGTCTCGTGGGACGCCGCGGATTGCGAACAGACTCTTACGGAGAGTTCGAGATTATGCTCAGGTTCGGTGTGAGGGAGTAATTAATAGAAATGTGGTTATGGAAGCGCTAGACCTTTTTGAAGTGGATGATCGAGGTTTCGATGCTATGGATAGGTTGATATTACTCACACTCATAGATAAGTTCAACGGGGGGCCAGCAGGTATAGATAGTTTGTCAGCGGTAATTGGTGAGGAAAAGGCAACTCTTGAGGATGTGTATGAACCGTATTTGATTCAGGAGGGTTATCTCCAGAGGACAGCCCGTGGCCGAGTTGCAACTAGGCTTGCTTACGAGCATTTCGGTCGTGACTGGAAAGGAAACAATCAGGGTGGTCTTTAAAGCATAATGCACTCTGAAAAAACTATATTGCTGCACGTATGTTGTGGTCCCTGTACCATATACCCTTTGAAAAAACTTTCCTCGGAAGGCTATGAGGTTATTGGGTTTTTCTTTAATCCCAACATCCATCCCTACTCTGAATATATAAGGAGGAGGGATGCTCTTTTAGCTTTTGCGTATCAAAAAGGGTTAAAGGTTATTCAGGAAGACAGGTATTTGCCGGAATTGTACTTTAGGGGGGTTGCCTTTCGTGAAGACACTCGTTGCTTTTTCTGTTATGAAATGCGTCTTCGAGAAACGGCGCAAAAGGCGAAAGAAATGGGAATAGATTCATTTTCCACAACTATGCTTTACAGCCGATATCAGAAACACGGGAAAATAAAAGAATTAGGGGAAAAAATAGCTCAGGATGTAAAGCTATCTTTTGTATACAGAGATTTTCGGGTTGGTTGGAAAGAAGGTATCGAAGAGTCCAGATCAAAGGGTATGTATAGACAGCATTATTGTGGTTGCATTTATAGTGAACGTGAGCGTTATAAATTTTAAATGTGTCCATTTTGCAACACTGCGTTCGGTTGTATGTAGATAGTGGTTCCCAATCATTTCGAAAACATTGAGAAATTAAAGTATTAGTTTTTTATAGGTTATGGGTATGGTATTTGCTTTTGGTTCGGCAAAATTGGAAGTAGGGAGAAGAGTCTATCACAATGGTAGTTGGGGAACAGAAAACTGTAGGTGACGTGATAAACTGTCGTGGTATTGGTTTGCACACTGGTCGAAAAGTGGGAATGGTTATCAAGCCGGCGATGGTCGATCAGGGTATTGTTTTTGTAAGAAAGGATCTCCCGGATGAACCTTTCATAGTAGCTCGTGTTGATGTTGTGAGAGATACAACTCTGGCTACGACCATAGGTTTAGACGGTGTTACAGTTTCTACAATTGAACATCTAATGTCTGCACTTAATGGAATGGGTATTGATAATGCTATTGTAGAACTGGACTCTTATGAAGTTCCGATAATGGATGGGAGTGCGCTTCCTTTTGTCAATATGTTGAAAGAGGTGGGAGTGAAATTTTTGGGGAAACATAGGAAGGTGCTAGTTGTGAAAGAACCTGTTTCAGTTAGTGACGACAATGGTTCTGCAATGTTTTTGCCATCTAGCGATTTTAAGATAACCTATACTATAGATTTCGACCATCCTCTGATAGGTCGTCAAACCTATACTCTCACTATGTCTGAGTCGAATTATGTTAATGAAATATGTGCTGCGAGGACCTTTGGGTTCCTAAAGGATGTGGAGTACCTGCAAGCTGTTGGCCTTGCCCTCGGAGGATCGTTGAAGAATGCAGTTGTTTTAGATGAACGTCGTGTCATCAATAAAGAGGGTTTGCGGTTCCCCGATGAGTTCGTTCGGCATAAGATACTTGATGCTATTGGGGATTTATCACTTCTGGGTTGTCCGGTAAGGGGTCATTTCATTGCTTACAGATCCGGGCATCGTTTGAATAACATGCTTTTGAAAGAGCTCCTTCGGAGAAGGGAGGCATGGGTTCTCGTTGAGAGAGACAATGTTACGGTTAGAGCAGATTCCCTTCGCATCGAGGGAATTACTGCACGTTTATCAACCTCCTGATTTTCAGATATAAATACAATACCCTTGATTTTTCCCAGCTGTTTCCATACGATTAGTTGTTATGTTTATTCCGGTGGAGGGGAAAAAATCATTTAAGAGACGCAAGGGTATTGTTTCTATTTTTTTTGTCCTTATTTTCTGTCTTATACTCTTCTCTACGTCTGCTGCAGAAAAGGCAAGTATAGTCGATATAGCAGTTACACCCCAGAATGGGGTATTGCTGGTGTTTGCGCGTCTTATGGGTTGTTTTACGTCGGGAATGGAATCAGCTATTATGGCTGGGGTTCCTATAACTTTTACTTTTTATTTTCGGGTTTACAAAGAAAGGTCTTTTTGGTTCGATAATTGTATCGCCCAAACGGAAATCAAATACACTCTTAAGTACGACATTCTTAAGAAAGTTTTTTTCATTTATTCGTCAGTATCCTCTGAAAAAGTGGTTTTCTATGACTTGCAAAGTGCGGAAAAAGCAATGTCTGAGTTTACGGGCCGTATATCTCTTCAAGAGAATGTTGTTTCTGGCAATGATAACTATTATATACTGATGAAGGTAAAATTGGATAATGTTAAACTTCCCTTTCAGCTGGAAAAGATCTTGTTTTTCGTGTCGTTGTGGGACTTTGAGACGCCATGGTACAAGTATTATCTAAGGTTTTGAGGCGATATGAGTGACTACCTTGAACTGAAGGAGAAGAAAAGGCGGCGTCGCGAAAGAATATTAATTCCCGTTGTTTTCGCTGTCATCATAATCTTGACCTTTTTGGAGGTCAAGATTATGCGTCATGAAGTTCTGTTGCCCATTTCAGGTAATGTTTTAATTTTTGGTCTGATTAATATAAATCTTGTACTGATAATTCTTTTGATTTTTTTAATAACGAGGAATGTTGTAAAGCTATTTTTCGAGACGAGAAAGGGTATTCTTGGCTCGAGGCTTAGAACAAAACTTGTTGGCGCTTTTGTTCTACTTTCTTTGGTACCTACCTTTGCTCTCTTCATCGTTTCAATAAATTTTTTGTCGTACAGTGTGGAAAGCTGGTTTAATCTTAAAATAGGAGAAACACTGGATACTACGGTTGAATTAGCACAAAACGCTTATAATCAAACAGCAGATCATGCAAAGTTCTACGCGAGGCAAATAAGTAAAGACATAACCGAGAACCGTCTGTACGACCGAGACAGAGATATTTACCTGAAGACACTGATTTCTCAGAGGTTGGAGCGTTTTAACTTAAGTTATCTTGAAGTTTTTTTTGATAGTACAAGAGCGAAAGTTGTGGCTCAAAACCTCGCTACTGCTCCTATTGGATCAGTCGCAATAACTGCCAAAGAATTGGAAGATGTTTTTTCAGGCAAGGAGATATACACTGTAAATAGTTTTTCCACTGGTGATCTTGTTCTAGCTGTAGTGCCGGTTTATTCAGAACTTGCGGCTGACGAAATAGTAGGTGTGGTGATAGCGGGGCATTTCATACCAAAAGATATCGTTGATAAAATGGCGGCTATTACTAAAACATCTGAAGACTACAGACAAATTTTGCTCCTTAAACGTCCTATAAAGTTTAGTTATACTATAACATTGCTAGTAATTACGTTGCTTATAATTTTCTTGGCTACATGGTTTGGTATTGTGCTTGCGAGGGGTATCACCGAGCCAATACAGAGTCTTGCTGAAGCGACAAAGAGAATAGCTGCTGGTGACCTTGATTACCATATAAGTATCAAATCGGAGGATGAAATAGGCACTTTTGTAAACTCTTTCAACTACATGACAAGGGAGCTTAAAAAGAGCAAAGAATCTCTAGAGATGGCCAATCTTAATCTCGAAAAGAGAAAAGCATACATGGAAGCAGTTTTAAAGCACGTGTCCGCTGGTGTGATTTCTCTAGACAATCTGAATGTAATTTCCACGATTAATAAAGCCGCTGAGAATATGTTGAAAGTTAAGTCTGAGGAAGTTCTATATAGATTTTATGCGGATGTGTTTGGAACACAGATCAAATGCCTGATCGATGATCTTATTCAGGAGTTGAGTGAGAGTAGAGGTGAGGCAGTAGAGAAACAGATCGACATAGCCTCTGAAGATAGATCTATGTCG is part of the Syntrophales bacterium genome and encodes:
- a CDS encoding epoxyqueuosine reductase QueH, producing MHSEKTILLHVCCGPCTIYPLKKLSSEGYEVIGFFFNPNIHPYSEYIRRRDALLAFAYQKGLKVIQEDRYLPELYFRGVAFREDTRCFFCYEMRLRETAQKAKEMGIDSFSTTMLYSRYQKHGKIKELGEKIAQDVKLSFVYRDFRVGWKEGIEESRSKGMYRQHYCGCIYSERERYKF
- the lpxC gene encoding UDP-3-O-acyl-N-acetylglucosamine deacetylase, with translation MVVGEQKTVGDVINCRGIGLHTGRKVGMVIKPAMVDQGIVFVRKDLPDEPFIVARVDVVRDTTLATTIGLDGVTVSTIEHLMSALNGMGIDNAIVELDSYEVPIMDGSALPFVNMLKEVGVKFLGKHRKVLVVKEPVSVSDDNGSAMFLPSSDFKITYTIDFDHPLIGRQTYTLTMSESNYVNEICAARTFGFLKDVEYLQAVGLALGGSLKNAVVLDERRVINKEGLRFPDEFVRHKILDAIGDLSLLGCPVRGHFIAYRSGHRLNNMLLKELLRRREAWVLVERDNVTVRADSLRIEGITARLSTS
- a CDS encoding YebC/PmpR family DNA-binding transcriptional regulator, with translation MSGHSKWSTIKRKKGTLDAKRGKIFTKLIREITLAARLGGGDPDGNPRLRQAIMAAKDENMPKENIERAIKKALGEDGSNISALEEITYEGYGPGGVAILVEVMTDNRNRTAAEIRHIFSKYGGNLGETGCVSWMFEKKGTILIDKKEISEDEIMEIALEAGADDVKEGENEYEVITSPGAFETVRKVIEDRRIKILSARIGMVPLNTVKLTGEKAIQMLKMMEKFEDNDDVQNVYANFDIPDEIIEKMS
- the ruvC gene encoding crossover junction endodeoxyribonuclease RuvC; protein product: MVVLGVDPGSVVTGYGVIRSESSDLIPVSYGEFVVGKGETLSFFLMRLFENLKKIINETCPDVMAIEQIFLGKNVKSLIKQGHVRGVIILAGSSYGLPVYEYSSLEVKKAVTGYGRAGKSQVQRMVQRILGITEIPGEDAADALAVALCHVQLQGFLTRINMGQMKTTYGMPRRL
- the ruvB gene encoding Holliday junction branch migration DNA helicase RuvB is translated as MWKCEDEELRNYERTLRPKSLKEFVGQEKVKNNLSIFIEAAKKRGEALDHVLLSGPPGLGKTTLAYIIARELNVDIKVTSGPVIERPGDLAAILTNLQENDILFIDEIHRLPHIVEELLYPAMEDFHIDIIIGQGPSARSMKLKIPNFTLIGATTRAGLLTSPLRDRFGISFRFDYYSPEELSVILKRSAQILSVPIDDEGAIELAKRSRGTPRIANRLLRRVRDYAQVRCEGVINRNVVMEALDLFEVDDRGFDAMDRLILLTLIDKFNGGPAGIDSLSAVIGEEKATLEDVYEPYLIQEGYLQRTARGRVATRLAYEHFGRDWKGNNQGGL
- a CDS encoding DUF4390 domain-containing protein — its product is MFIPVEGKKSFKRRKGIVSIFFVLIFCLILFSTSAAEKASIVDIAVTPQNGVLLVFARLMGCFTSGMESAIMAGVPITFTFYFRVYKERSFWFDNCIAQTEIKYTLKYDILKKVFFIYSSVSSEKVVFYDLQSAEKAMSEFTGRISLQENVVSGNDNYYILMKVKLDNVKLPFQLEKILFFVSLWDFETPWYKYYLRF
- the ruvA gene encoding Holliday junction branch migration protein RuvA, which codes for MIAHICGTLVQKNLSQIVVDVHGVGYLVHISLNTYYELPNVGEKVTLYIHTYLRDHTITLYGFLRNEECVIFQQMISVSGIGPRLAMNILSGMPSVGELIKAICDRDVKRLTAIPGVGRKMGERLVLELKERVDKLSEYLADVGVYRGTDYEKIKEDVLSALINLGYKKNQAKLAIEETLVELDDKPTMEELLRGTLRRLAS
- a CDS encoding ATP-binding protein; protein product: MSDYLELKEKKRRRRERILIPVVFAVIIILTFLEVKIMRHEVLLPISGNVLIFGLININLVLIILLIFLITRNVVKLFFETRKGILGSRLRTKLVGAFVLLSLVPTFALFIVSINFLSYSVESWFNLKIGETLDTTVELAQNAYNQTADHAKFYARQISKDITENRLYDRDRDIYLKTLISQRLERFNLSYLEVFFDSTRAKVVAQNLATAPIGSVAITAKELEDVFSGKEIYTVNSFSTGDLVLAVVPVYSELAADEIVGVVIAGHFIPKDIVDKMAAITKTSEDYRQILLLKRPIKFSYTITLLVITLLIIFLATWFGIVLARGITEPIQSLAEATKRIAAGDLDYHISIKSEDEIGTFVNSFNYMTRELKKSKESLEMANLNLEKRKAYMEAVLKHVSAGVISLDNLNVISTINKAAENMLKVKSEEVLYRFYADVFGTQIKCLIDDLIQELSESRGEAVEKQIDIASEDRSMSVRATATRILDDEGNSLGVVILLEDLTQVQIAERVAAWREVARRMAHEIKNPLTPIQLSAQRLQRKYGDYLGAEGSVLMECTQTIINQVDVLKNLVNAFSRYARMPVTSLSLNDLNAAVSEVVALFQDAHRDIVFTLSRDEQLPLVNIDPEQIKRVMVNLLDNAVDAIKGPGGRIEVRTIYDKTMRKAIVEVADNGCGVPPSYKVKIFEPYFSTKRSGSGLGLAIVSSIIGDHRGQISIRDNHPGGTVVSFEIPVL